A genomic window from Streptomyces mirabilis includes:
- a CDS encoding ABC transporter ATP-binding protein, whose translation MRSFPDRDPGSPDIRSARGYLLWLARDHLRSIVLGSVFAVVWTVAQGLSPAIVGKAIDEGVSARDTTALVWWGTAVLALGVVQALGSALQDRFALEVKIGAGYQTMQFVTRHACRLGAGLSKRVSTGDMVNVSVSDMTQIGTAMEVATRGVGAAAAIVAVASVMLLASWQIGLVVLVGVPVMLWITTQMIRPLHRRQEAYHERLRALTDQAIDIVHGLRVLRGIGGERVIERRYLERSQSTRHAAVRVAQLDSVLDGAKSLLPGMLVVLVVGLGAHQVLADRLTAGQLVAFYGYATFLAVPLRRLTLAVSHLMKAHVSAEHVTRLLRLEPELPLGPSETGTDVPTRPGLLIDPVSGVKAPPSSLTAVACASPADAGMLAERLGRYTDSEAVYHGRRLDALPLGTVRRRILVTRNDARFFAGPLRAELDPYDLGEGSQDSLLAAIDHACASDVVEALLGGLDAAVESGGRQFSGGQLQRLRLARALMADPEVLILVDPTSAVDAHTEARMAAHLRQTRTGRSTIVFTTSTMLLRQADRVSYVEDGKVVTEGPHHQMLEDVRYRSLVTREMGTA comes from the coding sequence ATGCGCAGCTTCCCCGACCGCGATCCTGGATCGCCCGACATCCGCAGTGCCCGCGGGTATCTGCTGTGGCTCGCCAGGGACCACCTCCGGTCGATCGTCCTGGGCTCGGTGTTCGCCGTCGTCTGGACGGTCGCGCAAGGGCTGTCCCCCGCGATCGTCGGCAAGGCCATCGACGAGGGCGTCTCCGCGCGGGACACGACCGCCTTGGTGTGGTGGGGAACGGCTGTGCTGGCGCTGGGTGTCGTCCAGGCGCTGGGGAGTGCGCTCCAGGACCGCTTCGCGCTGGAGGTGAAGATCGGCGCCGGGTACCAGACGATGCAGTTCGTCACCCGGCATGCCTGCCGTCTGGGCGCCGGCTTGTCCAAGAGGGTGTCCACGGGCGACATGGTGAACGTCAGCGTCTCGGACATGACGCAGATCGGCACCGCCATGGAGGTCGCCACGCGGGGAGTGGGCGCCGCCGCCGCGATCGTCGCCGTCGCCTCGGTGATGCTGCTCGCGTCGTGGCAGATCGGTCTCGTCGTCCTGGTCGGCGTACCAGTCATGCTCTGGATCACCACACAGATGATCCGGCCCCTGCACCGCCGCCAGGAGGCGTACCACGAGCGACTGCGCGCGCTGACCGACCAGGCCATCGACATCGTCCACGGCCTGCGGGTGCTGCGCGGCATCGGAGGCGAGCGGGTGATCGAGCGCCGGTACCTGGAGAGGTCCCAGTCCACACGACACGCCGCGGTACGGGTGGCGCAGCTCGATTCGGTGCTGGACGGAGCCAAGTCGCTGCTGCCCGGCATGCTCGTCGTCCTGGTGGTGGGACTCGGTGCCCACCAGGTCCTGGCGGACCGGCTCACCGCGGGCCAACTGGTCGCCTTCTACGGGTACGCGACCTTCCTGGCGGTGCCGCTGCGCCGCCTGACGCTGGCCGTCAGTCATCTGATGAAGGCCCATGTGTCGGCCGAGCACGTCACGCGGCTGCTGCGCCTGGAACCCGAGCTGCCGCTCGGACCCAGCGAAACCGGCACCGATGTACCGACCCGCCCTGGCCTCCTGATCGATCCGGTGTCGGGCGTCAAGGCGCCTCCCAGCAGTCTCACCGCCGTCGCCTGCGCCTCCCCGGCCGACGCGGGCATGCTGGCCGAGCGGCTGGGGCGCTACACGGACTCGGAGGCCGTCTACCACGGGCGGCGGCTGGACGCCCTGCCGCTCGGGACGGTCCGCCGCCGCATACTCGTCACCAGGAACGACGCCCGGTTCTTCGCCGGACCGCTGCGCGCCGAACTCGACCCGTACGACCTGGGAGAGGGTTCGCAGGACAGCCTGCTCGCGGCGATCGACCACGCTTGCGCCTCCGATGTCGTCGAAGCGCTGCTCGGCGGTCTCGATGCCGCCGTCGAGAGCGGCGGACGGCAGTTCTCCGGCGGCCAGTTGCAGAGGCTGCGCCTGGCAAGGGCGTTGATGGCGGATCCGGAGGTGCTGATCCTGGTCGACCCCACCAGCGCCGTGGACGCCCACACCGAGGCCCGGATGGCGGCCCATCTGCGCCAGACCCGTACGGGCCGGTCCACGATTGTCTTCACCACGAGCACGATGCTGCTCCGGCAGGCGGACCGGGTGAGCTATGTCGAGGACGGCAAGGTGGTCACCGAGGGCCCACACCATCAGATGCTGGAGGACGTGCGGTACCGCTCGCTCGTCACACGGGAAATGGGGACTGCGTGA
- a CDS encoding peptide ligase PGM1-related protein encodes MDWLTAAKLAYDPRTGVIVASAYDKEHQGVMDCVVAPDIDMAWDLNDELNSLFGTDS; translated from the coding sequence GTGGACTGGCTGACCGCGGCGAAGCTCGCCTACGACCCCCGGACCGGGGTGATCGTCGCCAGCGCCTACGACAAGGAACACCAGGGCGTCATGGACTGCGTCGTCGCCCCGGACATCGACATGGCGTGGGACCTCAACGACGAGCTCAACTCCCTTTTCGGCACTGATTCCTGA
- a CDS encoding DUF6207 family protein encodes MPGLVVVDLAAADDATALAVQKLLADRRPTWTCASRSPRPLRAAVMRTPGRTERASS; translated from the coding sequence TTGCCGGGCCTGGTCGTGGTCGACCTCGCGGCCGCCGACGACGCGACCGCGCTCGCCGTCCAGAAGCTCCTGGCCGACCGTCGGCCGACCTGGACCTGCGCCAGCCGGTCGCCCCGCCCACTGAGGGCGGCCGTGATGCGGACACCCGGGAGGACCGAGCGAGCATCGTCGTAG
- a CDS encoding N,N-dimethylformamidase beta subunit family domain-containing protein codes for MSADISTDTSGATSPRPNDGVLPDPAKVYWQRRLDGATATLLPADLPHTEPDAQDWAVSRMAVPPRTLAAAHAYGAGRETTPLAVLLAPGTPSSSATPATATCSWDHRPARRTRYPTTCCPCGPQWTRRGRSTSWSCAASRSHSATGTGPRAPTFWHWDEPFLSWASERGYALDVVFDTALDDEPELLGRYGTLVTAGHDEYWTAECRERTEEFVAGGGNVLVFGGNTCWWRTEVRDSELRVAKDEANPVVGDLWWRTDRPEASLIGLSFRHGGASWLAGRPPTSYEFRPDGDALLDGVDLAAFAELTDLAGYEVDGHAYEPGRPWQPTGVEDVPDGLVVLAYAPLADAPPAHWYSDPREPHLQSPRCATIAYHRHGDALIFNGGTTDWPRHLDHPAVDRLTRNVLDAAEYTAFERTVGRRAHSPLP; via the coding sequence ATGAGTGCGGACATTTCAACGGACACGTCAGGGGCGACGTCGCCGCGCCCGAACGACGGGGTGCTGCCCGACCCGGCGAAGGTCTACTGGCAGCGACGGCTCGACGGCGCGACGGCGACGCTGCTCCCGGCCGATCTGCCCCACACGGAGCCGGACGCCCAGGACTGGGCCGTCTCACGGATGGCCGTGCCTCCGCGGACTCTCGCCGCGGCACACGCCTACGGGGCGGGACGGGAGACCACACCGCTCGCCGTCCTCCTGGCGCCTGGTACGCCGTCGTCCAGCGCCACACCGGCGACTGCGACCTGCTCCTGGGACCACCGTCCGGCACGCCGCACGAGGTACCCGACAACGTGCTGCCCCTGCGGACCACAGTGGACCCGGCGAGGACGTTCGACGAGCTGGTCCTGCGCAGCGAGCAGATCGCACTCGGCTACTGGAACCGGCCCGAGAGCACCGACCTTCTGGCACTGGGACGAACCCTTCCTGTCCTGGGCCTCCGAGCGGGGATACGCTCTCGATGTCGTCTTCGACACGGCACTGGACGACGAGCCCGAACTCCTGGGCCGCTACGGGACGCTGGTCACGGCCGGCCACGACGAGTACTGGACTGCCGAATGCCGGGAGCGAACGGAGGAGTTCGTGGCCGGCGGCGGCAACGTCCTGGTATTCGGCGGCAACACCTGCTGGTGGCGTACCGAGGTACGCGACAGCGAGCTGCGCGTGGCCAAGGACGAGGCCAACCCCGTGGTCGGCGACCTCTGGTGGCGCACCGACCGCCCGGAGGCGTCACTGATCGGGCTCAGCTTCCGCCACGGCGGCGCGAGTTGGCTGGCGGGCCGGCCACCCACGTCGTACGAGTTCCGGCCGGACGGCGACGCTCTGCTCGACGGGGTCGACCTGGCGGCGTTCGCCGAACTGACCGATCTGGCGGGGTACGAGGTCGACGGCCACGCCTACGAGCCCGGTCGGCCGTGGCAGCCTACCGGCGTCGAAGACGTACCCGACGGCCTGGTGGTCCTCGCGTACGCTCCGCTGGCCGACGCGCCGCCCGCGCACTGGTACTCGGACCCGCGGGAGCCGCACCTTCAGTCGCCGCGGTGCGCCACGATCGCCTACCACCGCCACGGGGACGCGCTGATCTTCAACGGGGGCACCACCGACTGGCCCCGGCACCTGGACCACCCGGCGGTGGACCGACTCACGCGTAACGTGCTCGACGCCGCGGAGTACACGGCGTTTGAGCGTACGGTCGGCAGACGTGCCCACTCCCCGCTCCCCTGA
- a CDS encoding thioredoxin family protein, whose product MAKRVHQPREDAEFDFILGMSGVPVLAYFTGTWPKAIEACRAMDLVVGDIADEYTGRLTAVRTDMTRCPSATKRYGITGAPSYVLLKEGEMVAHGTGPMTIAVIREFLDGHL is encoded by the coding sequence ATGGCGAAGCGGGTTCACCAACCCCGCGAGGACGCGGAGTTCGATTTCATCCTCGGGATGAGCGGAGTCCCGGTCCTCGCATACTTCACCGGGACATGGCCCAAGGCAATCGAGGCCTGCCGGGCGATGGACCTCGTCGTGGGTGACATCGCAGACGAGTACACGGGCCGCCTGACGGCCGTCCGCACCGACATGACGCGCTGTCCGTCCGCGACCAAGCGATACGGGATCACCGGGGCCCCGTCCTACGTCCTGCTGAAGGAGGGAGAGATGGTGGCGCACGGCACGGGGCCCATGACCATCGCCGTGATACGGGAGTTCTTGGACGGCCACCTCTGA
- a CDS encoding ABC transporter ATP-binding protein encodes MNALPVASAKEVRAHARRIASRHPWRLAGVVAVNALAAATGLAVPWLLGHLVASVARGRNDITHYVLLICLACVTQATLIRFAMYAAAVLGERVLGELRQQFVRDMLALDLNTVENADRGDLVTRTTRDVGTLSTTVRHAIPETLIALLTIVISLGALILISPLLVLPCLVSVPILVAASKWYLARARAGYVRQSASYSQLTEGLTETVEGAHTVEALRLTHRRLERVERDIAESYAAERYTLRLRNVFLPICDTTYVLPVAITLVVGGLFYIHGMVTLAAVTAATLYIQQLLGPVDTLLFWLNELQMSGVALARLLGIAESAPPTAPDTCEPMPHSAGNGNWLAIRDVRYAYRPDVDVLHGIDLDVVKGERLALVGPSGSGKSTLGQLLAGIHRPRTGTITFGGLPLAEMPLEELRGKVAIVAQDHHVFDGSLRDNLVIAKSAATDEEIEAALTAVDAWQWAEPFGLDTRISLHGNALTPAQTQQVALARLVLANPHTLILDEATALLNPHAARQAERSLAAALEGRTVIAIAHRLHTAHDADRIAVLEEGRISELGTHQELLEHGGTYADLWNSWQGHAESLS; translated from the coding sequence GTGAACGCGCTGCCGGTCGCGTCGGCGAAGGAAGTCCGCGCTCACGCCAGGCGGATCGCCTCGCGCCATCCATGGCGCCTGGCCGGTGTCGTCGCCGTGAACGCGCTTGCGGCGGCGACCGGACTCGCCGTGCCGTGGCTGCTGGGCCATCTGGTCGCCTCGGTGGCCCGCGGCCGGAACGACATCACCCACTATGTGCTGCTGATCTGCCTGGCCTGCGTCACGCAGGCGACGCTCATCAGGTTCGCGATGTATGCGGCGGCCGTACTGGGTGAACGCGTCCTCGGGGAACTGCGCCAGCAGTTCGTCCGCGACATGCTCGCCCTGGACCTGAACACCGTCGAGAACGCCGACCGCGGCGATCTGGTGACCCGTACCACGCGGGACGTGGGCACGTTGTCCACCACCGTCCGGCACGCGATCCCGGAAACGCTGATCGCCCTGCTGACGATCGTCATCTCCCTCGGTGCCCTGATCCTGATCAGCCCGCTGCTCGTGCTGCCCTGCCTTGTCTCCGTGCCCATCCTGGTCGCGGCCTCCAAGTGGTACCTGGCCCGGGCCCGCGCCGGTTACGTACGGCAGAGCGCGTCGTACTCGCAGCTCACCGAGGGCCTGACCGAGACGGTCGAGGGCGCTCACACGGTGGAGGCTCTCCGGCTCACACATCGCCGGCTCGAACGGGTGGAGCGGGACATCGCCGAGTCCTACGCCGCCGAGCGCTACACCCTGCGCCTGCGCAACGTGTTCCTCCCGATCTGCGACACGACCTACGTCCTGCCCGTGGCGATCACTCTGGTCGTCGGTGGCCTCTTCTACATCCACGGGATGGTCACGCTGGCCGCGGTGACCGCGGCCACCCTGTACATCCAGCAGCTTCTCGGCCCGGTCGACACCCTGCTGTTCTGGCTCAACGAACTCCAGATGTCGGGCGTCGCACTCGCCCGGCTGCTCGGCATCGCCGAGTCGGCCCCGCCGACCGCCCCGGACACCTGCGAGCCCATGCCGCACAGTGCTGGGAACGGGAACTGGCTGGCGATACGGGACGTGCGGTACGCGTACCGGCCGGACGTCGACGTGCTGCACGGCATCGATCTCGACGTCGTGAAAGGCGAGCGGCTGGCCCTCGTCGGGCCCTCGGGCTCGGGCAAGTCCACTCTTGGCCAACTGCTCGCGGGGATCCACCGGCCCCGCACCGGTACGATCACCTTCGGGGGCCTGCCCCTCGCGGAGATGCCACTGGAAGAACTGCGCGGCAAGGTCGCCATCGTGGCCCAGGACCACCACGTCTTCGACGGTTCGTTGCGGGACAACTTGGTGATCGCCAAATCCGCCGCGACCGACGAGGAGATCGAGGCGGCGCTGACCGCGGTCGACGCCTGGCAGTGGGCCGAGCCGTTCGGACTCGACACCCGGATCAGCCTCCATGGCAACGCCCTGACACCTGCCCAGACGCAGCAGGTCGCCCTCGCCCGGCTGGTCCTGGCGAATCCGCACACCCTGATCCTGGACGAGGCCACCGCCCTGCTCAACCCGCACGCCGCCCGGCAGGCGGAACGGTCACTCGCCGCGGCGCTGGAGGGCCGCACGGTGATCGCCATCGCCCACCGGTTGCACACAGCCCATGATGCCGACCGGATCGCCGTGCTGGAGGAGGGGCGGATCAGCGAGTTGGGGACGCACCAGGAACTGCTCGAACACGGCGGCACCTACGCCGACCTCTGGAACTCCTGGCAGGGCCACGCCGAATCCCTTTCCTGA
- a CDS encoding type III effector protein, producing the protein MNASPEPRDPTSFFAATAALNTINEAVRTAQTAQTGAHPQDGQASADQALAALLLLRELRDQLAGWEPGLIEAARAAGSSWADLAHPLGVASRQAAERRYLRVRPGTPGTTGEQRVQATRNRRAADRTITAWARTNAAELRQLAGQITALTDLPTHARTPLARLADALADNDAANLIDPLADTHPHLKPNHPDLAARIATVTHHANRLRQVGNGRGTTT; encoded by the coding sequence ATGAACGCCTCCCCCGAGCCCCGCGACCCCACCTCGTTCTTCGCCGCCACGGCAGCACTGAACACGATCAACGAAGCCGTCCGCACCGCCCAGACCGCCCAGACCGGAGCGCACCCGCAGGACGGACAAGCCAGTGCGGACCAGGCCCTGGCCGCACTCCTCCTGCTGCGTGAACTGCGCGACCAACTCGCAGGATGGGAACCTGGACTGATCGAGGCAGCCCGGGCAGCAGGCTCCAGCTGGGCGGACCTCGCCCACCCCCTGGGCGTCGCCAGCCGCCAGGCCGCCGAACGCCGCTACCTGCGCGTACGCCCCGGCACACCCGGCACCACCGGCGAACAGCGCGTGCAAGCCACCCGCAACCGCCGCGCCGCCGACCGCACCATCACCGCCTGGGCCCGGACCAACGCCGCCGAACTACGCCAACTCGCCGGCCAGATCACCGCCCTCACCGACCTCCCCACTCATGCCCGCACACCCCTGGCCCGGCTCGCCGACGCCCTCGCCGACAACGACGCCGCCAACCTCATCGACCCACTCGCCGACACCCACCCACACCTCAAGCCCAACCACCCCGACCTCGCAGCCCGCATCGCCACCGTCACCCACCACGCCAACCGCCTCCGCCAAGTCGGCAACGGCCGCGGAACCACCACCTGA
- a CDS encoding DUF2267 domain-containing protein has product MLPLREPAAARPGMTFHQMLERIRYEGAYPTRERAEDVTRAVLGALGRQLSGDERVDLAACLPSAAALVFTSHTPDLQPLTGWGFVKDLATRTGTTPAVARWDTGAVLAVLGRLAGPGLLDRILTQLPSGYALLFGRAELTQAA; this is encoded by the coding sequence ATGCTTCCGCTGCGTGAACCGGCCGCTGCCCGACCCGGCATGACGTTTCACCAGATGCTCGAAAGAATCCGGTACGAAGGCGCGTATCCGACCCGGGAGCGGGCCGAGGACGTCACGCGTGCCGTGCTGGGGGCCCTGGGCCGTCAGCTCTCCGGCGACGAACGCGTCGACCTCGCCGCCTGCCTCCCCTCCGCGGCCGCCCTCGTGTTCACCAGCCACACCCCCGACCTTCAACCACTCACCGGCTGGGGCTTCGTGAAGGACCTGGCCACCCGCACGGGTACCACGCCCGCGGTCGCGCGCTGGGACACCGGCGCCGTTCTCGCCGTCCTCGGCCGCCTGGCCGGCCCCGGCCTCCTGGACCGCATCCTCACCCAGCTCCCCTCCGGATACGCGCTCCTGTTCGGCCGCGCCGAACTCACCCAGGCCGCCTGA
- a CDS encoding Hsp20/alpha crystallin family protein gives MLMRTDPFRELDRLAQQLTGVTGTWSRPSAMPMDAYREGEEYVIALDLPGVAKDAIDIDVERNMLTVKAERRPLVKTDDVQMELSERPLGVFSRQLVLADTLDTERITADYEAGVLTLRIPIAERAKPRKIAIGGESEHKQISG, from the coding sequence ATGTTGATGCGCACCGACCCGTTCCGTGAACTCGACCGGCTCGCCCAGCAGCTGACGGGTGTGACCGGTACCTGGTCCAGGCCCTCGGCGATGCCGATGGACGCCTACCGTGAGGGTGAGGAGTACGTGATCGCCCTCGACCTGCCCGGTGTCGCGAAGGACGCGATCGACATCGATGTCGAGCGGAACATGCTCACCGTCAAGGCCGAGCGCCGCCCGCTCGTGAAGACCGACGACGTACAGATGGAGCTCTCCGAGCGGCCCCTGGGTGTCTTCTCCCGCCAGCTGGTGCTGGCCGACACCCTGGACACCGAACGCATCACGGCCGACTACGAAGCGGGGGTGCTGACCCTGCGGATCCCGATCGCCGAGCGCGCCAAGCCCCGCAAGATCGCGATCGGCGGGGAGTCCGAGCACAAGCAGATCAGCGGCTGA
- a CDS encoding transposase, translating to MMRDLRGDQLPQWMERVEHDPLPALHSLVNGLRRDQDAVVAGLSSPWSSGQVEGQNTRVKLLKRAGYGRASFDLLRKRILHRT from the coding sequence ATGATGCGCGACCTGCGCGGCGACCAACTTCCCCAGTGGATGGAGCGAGTCGAACACGATCCCTTGCCCGCATTGCACTCCCTGGTCAACGGCCTCCGCCGTGACCAGGACGCCGTCGTCGCCGGACTGTCCAGCCCCTGGAGCTCCGGCCAGGTCGAGGGACAGAACACGAGAGTGAAGCTCCTCAAGCGCGCCGGATATGGCCGCGCTAGCTTCGACCTCCTGCGCAAACGCATCCTGCACAGGACCTGA
- a CDS encoding DUF2267 domain-containing protein produces MRWEAFLDHVQERGEYTTPQEAERAARTVLALLGAHLVGEVRAELAARLPETFAVILLNPLQATEPLPPERFLRATAAWIEGATEQTAAWDVSAVLSVTADAAGEELTRRILLQLPPGYDLLFGRPERA; encoded by the coding sequence ATGCGATGGGAAGCATTCCTCGACCACGTGCAGGAACGCGGCGAGTACACCACACCCCAGGAAGCCGAGCGGGCCGCGCGTACCGTTCTGGCCCTGCTGGGCGCGCATCTGGTGGGTGAGGTCCGGGCCGAACTGGCCGCCCGGCTCCCGGAGACCTTCGCCGTGATTCTTCTCAACCCGCTGCAGGCCACCGAACCGCTCCCGCCGGAGCGGTTCCTGCGGGCCACCGCGGCGTGGATCGAGGGAGCCACCGAACAGACCGCGGCCTGGGACGTCAGCGCCGTACTGAGCGTGACCGCCGATGCGGCGGGCGAGGAACTCACCCGCCGCATCCTGCTCCAGCTCCCCCCGGGCTACGACCTCCTCTTCGGCCGACCCGAGCGCGCCTGA